A genomic region of Arachis stenosperma cultivar V10309 chromosome 9, arast.V10309.gnm1.PFL2, whole genome shotgun sequence contains the following coding sequences:
- the LOC130950842 gene encoding uncharacterized protein LOC130950842 isoform X2, with protein MVEHYNKLVKLVARAFYEDLTSKGDNQPKSGRSDNRGIAVVILDALTRRQWVREEDLAKDLKLHTKQLRRTLRFFEEEKIITRFHRKETAKGAKIFSAAVAATVDAQHPTKEGEEKVKLHTHSYCCLDYAQIYDVVRYRLHRMKHKLKDELDNKNTVQEYICTTCGKRYNALDALRLISFEDDDFHCESCNGKLEIESDKIAAQDGGDVDENARRRRREKLKDMLQKLESELKPLTDQLNRVKDLPVPDFGNLQAWEARAAAAGRAAGGDGSDKSQLGPIPYSGDTKVVVDFNGSELKGAVKSETESNSLKVLPPWMIRQGMVLTREQRGEVKQETKMDGTSTSTATQYSDDKKSSILQEDNKNIQDEYIKAYYAALLKQQEEWQDASKNQEPNAPAAEDPSSSTSNRQVGVKSKREEDEEDDGTEWEDAPFGGIGNGYKVNDLNVKSDKDQPQPQADASDDDDDVDWEEG; from the exons ATGGTTGAACACTACAACAA GCTGGTGAAGCTGGTGGCGAGGGCTTTCTACGAAGATCTAACGAGCAAAGGTGATAATCAACCCAAAAGCGGAAGAAGTGATAACAGAGGAATCGCCGTTGTGATCCTCGACGCCCTCACCAG ACGGCAATGGGTTAGGGAAGAAGACTTGGCAAAGGACCTCAAATTGCATACGAAACAGCTTCGTCGAACTCTGCGGTTctttgaagaagaaaagataatAACCCGGTTTCACAGAAAAGAG ACAGCAAAAGGTGCAAAAATTTTTAGTGCTGCTGTAGCTGCTACAGTCGATGCTCAACATCCAACAAAAGAGGGAGAAGAAAAGGTCAAGCTGCACACACACTCTTATTGTTGTCTAGATTATGCACAG atatatgatgtggtcagaTACAGACTGCATCGCATGAAGCATAAGCTGAAAGATGAATTGGATAACAAAAATACAGTTCAGGAATATATATGTACAACCTGTGGGAAAAG ATACAATGCTTTGGATGCATTGCGGTTGATTTCATTTGAAGATGACGACTTCCATTGTGAAAGTTGTAATGGAAAACTTGAGATTGAAAGCGATAAGATTGCTGCTCAAGATGGGGGAGATGTTGATGAAAATGCAAGACGACGTCGACGTGAAAAGTTAAAAGATATGCTTCAAAAATTGGAG TCGGAGCTCAAGCCTTTAACAGACCAACTCAATCGAGTAAAAGACTTGCCTGTCCCAGATTTTGGCAATCTTCAAGCATGGGAAGCTCGAGCTGCTGCTGCTGGGCGTGCAGCCGGTGGAGATGGTTCTGATAAATCTCAGCTTGGACCCATCCCTTACAGTGGAGATACAAAG GTTGTAGTTGATTTCAATGGCTCCGAATTAAAAGGAGCTGTTAAGTCAGAAACTGAAAGTAACAGTTTAAAGGTTTTGCCACCATGGATGATTAGACAGGGAATGGTTCTTACAAGAGAACAGCGAGGAGAGGTGAAGCAGGAAACAAAAATGGATGGGACTTCAACATCCACAGCAACACAATACTCGGACGACAAAAAGTCATCAATTTTGCAAGAGGATAACAAGAATATACAG GATGAGTATATCAAGGCTTATTATGCTGCTTTACTTAAGCAACAAGAAGAATGGCAAGATGCATCAAAAAATCAAGAACCAAATGCACCTGCAGCAGAGGATCCTTCTAGCAGTACTTCCAATCGTCAGGTTGGAGTCAAATCAAAACGCGAGGAAGACGAGGAAGATGATGGTACTGAGTGGGAGGATGCTCCATTTGGAG GCATTGGAAATGGTTACAAGGTCAATGATTTGAATGTTAAATCTGACAAGGATCAACCGCAACCACAAGCAGATGCTAGTGATGATGACGATGATGTTGACTGGGAAGAAGGCTAA
- the LOC130950842 gene encoding uncharacterized protein LOC130950842 isoform X1: MVEHYNKLVKLVARAFYEDLTSKGDNQPKSGRSDNRGIAVVILDALTRRQWVREEDLAKDLKLHTKQLRRTLRFFEEEKIITRFHRKETAKGAKIFSAAVAATVDAQHPTKEGEEKVKLHTHSYCCLDYAQIYDVVRYRLHRMKHKLKDELDNKNTVQEYICTTCGKRYNALDALRLISFEDDDFHCESCNGKLEIESDKIAAQDGGDVDENARRRRREKLKDMLQKLESELKPLTDQLNRVKDLPVPDFGNLQAWEARAAAAGRAAGGDGSDKSQLGPIPYSGDTKVVVDFNGSELKGAVKSETESNSLKVLPPWMIRQGMVLTREQRGEVKQETKMDGTSTSTATQYSDDKKSSILQEDNKNIQARRIILYDEYIKAYYAALLKQQEEWQDASKNQEPNAPAAEDPSSSTSNRQVGVKSKREEDEEDDGTEWEDAPFGGIGNGYKVNDLNVKSDKDQPQPQADASDDDDDVDWEEG, encoded by the exons ATGGTTGAACACTACAACAA GCTGGTGAAGCTGGTGGCGAGGGCTTTCTACGAAGATCTAACGAGCAAAGGTGATAATCAACCCAAAAGCGGAAGAAGTGATAACAGAGGAATCGCCGTTGTGATCCTCGACGCCCTCACCAG ACGGCAATGGGTTAGGGAAGAAGACTTGGCAAAGGACCTCAAATTGCATACGAAACAGCTTCGTCGAACTCTGCGGTTctttgaagaagaaaagataatAACCCGGTTTCACAGAAAAGAG ACAGCAAAAGGTGCAAAAATTTTTAGTGCTGCTGTAGCTGCTACAGTCGATGCTCAACATCCAACAAAAGAGGGAGAAGAAAAGGTCAAGCTGCACACACACTCTTATTGTTGTCTAGATTATGCACAG atatatgatgtggtcagaTACAGACTGCATCGCATGAAGCATAAGCTGAAAGATGAATTGGATAACAAAAATACAGTTCAGGAATATATATGTACAACCTGTGGGAAAAG ATACAATGCTTTGGATGCATTGCGGTTGATTTCATTTGAAGATGACGACTTCCATTGTGAAAGTTGTAATGGAAAACTTGAGATTGAAAGCGATAAGATTGCTGCTCAAGATGGGGGAGATGTTGATGAAAATGCAAGACGACGTCGACGTGAAAAGTTAAAAGATATGCTTCAAAAATTGGAG TCGGAGCTCAAGCCTTTAACAGACCAACTCAATCGAGTAAAAGACTTGCCTGTCCCAGATTTTGGCAATCTTCAAGCATGGGAAGCTCGAGCTGCTGCTGCTGGGCGTGCAGCCGGTGGAGATGGTTCTGATAAATCTCAGCTTGGACCCATCCCTTACAGTGGAGATACAAAG GTTGTAGTTGATTTCAATGGCTCCGAATTAAAAGGAGCTGTTAAGTCAGAAACTGAAAGTAACAGTTTAAAGGTTTTGCCACCATGGATGATTAGACAGGGAATGGTTCTTACAAGAGAACAGCGAGGAGAGGTGAAGCAGGAAACAAAAATGGATGGGACTTCAACATCCACAGCAACACAATACTCGGACGACAAAAAGTCATCAATTTTGCAAGAGGATAACAAGAATATACAGGCTCGCAGAATAATTCTTTAT GATGAGTATATCAAGGCTTATTATGCTGCTTTACTTAAGCAACAAGAAGAATGGCAAGATGCATCAAAAAATCAAGAACCAAATGCACCTGCAGCAGAGGATCCTTCTAGCAGTACTTCCAATCGTCAGGTTGGAGTCAAATCAAAACGCGAGGAAGACGAGGAAGATGATGGTACTGAGTGGGAGGATGCTCCATTTGGAG GCATTGGAAATGGTTACAAGGTCAATGATTTGAATGTTAAATCTGACAAGGATCAACCGCAACCACAAGCAGATGCTAGTGATGATGACGATGATGTTGACTGGGAAGAAGGCTAA